The proteins below are encoded in one region of Amycolatopsis acidiphila:
- a CDS encoding thiolase domain-containing protein, with translation MGKQLAAVLGTGQTHHRAKRTDVSMPGLLREAIDRAMADAQVEWPDIDAVVLGKAPDLFEGVMMPELFLADSLGATGKPLLRVHTAGSVGGSTALVAASLVQAGVHRRVLTVAFEKQSESNAMWALSIMPPFQMPVGAGAGGYFAPHVRSYIRRSGAPEHIGAIVAAKDRRNGALNPYAHLRQSEITVESVRASQMLWDPIRYDETCPSSDGACAMVVGDEAAGDAVPGGAAWIHATAMRTEPTTFAGRDQVSPQAGRDAAAALWKEAGITDPLSQVDTAEIYVPFSWFEPMWLENLGFMPEGEGWKLTEAGETALGGRLPVNPSGGVLSSNPIGASGMLRFSEAAKQVMGRAGDYQVDGARIALGHAYGGGSQYFSMWVVGAAKP, from the coding sequence ATGGGCAAGCAACTCGCCGCGGTGCTCGGCACCGGGCAGACCCACCACCGGGCCAAGCGGACCGACGTGTCGATGCCCGGGCTGCTGCGCGAAGCGATCGACCGCGCCATGGCCGACGCGCAGGTGGAGTGGCCGGACATCGACGCGGTGGTGCTCGGCAAGGCGCCGGACCTGTTCGAGGGCGTCATGATGCCGGAGCTGTTCCTCGCCGATTCCCTTGGCGCGACGGGGAAGCCGCTGCTGCGGGTGCACACCGCGGGGTCGGTGGGCGGTTCGACAGCGCTGGTCGCGGCTTCGCTCGTACAGGCCGGGGTGCACCGGCGGGTGCTGACGGTCGCGTTCGAGAAGCAGTCGGAGTCGAACGCCATGTGGGCCCTGTCGATCATGCCGCCGTTCCAGATGCCGGTCGGCGCCGGTGCGGGCGGGTACTTCGCGCCGCACGTGCGGTCCTACATCCGCCGGTCCGGGGCGCCGGAGCACATCGGTGCCATCGTGGCGGCGAAGGACCGGCGGAACGGGGCGTTGAACCCGTACGCGCATCTACGGCAAAGTGAGATCACGGTCGAGTCGGTGCGGGCGTCGCAGATGTTGTGGGACCCCATCCGGTACGACGAGACGTGTCCTTCCTCGGACGGCGCGTGCGCGATGGTCGTGGGCGACGAGGCCGCCGGCGACGCGGTTCCCGGTGGGGCGGCGTGGATCCACGCGACGGCGATGCGCACCGAGCCGACGACCTTCGCCGGGCGCGACCAGGTCAGCCCGCAAGCGGGTCGCGACGCGGCGGCGGCGTTGTGGAAGGAGGCGGGGATCACCGATCCACTATCGCAGGTGGACACTGCGGAGATCTACGTGCCATTCTCGTGGTTCGAGCCGATGTGGCTGGAGAACCTGGGGTTCATGCCCGAAGGTGAGGGCTGGAAGCTGACGGAAGCCGGCGAGACAGCCCTCGGCGGCCGCCTCCCGGTCAACCCCTCGGGCGGCGTGCTGTCGTCGAATCCCATTGGCGCGTCGGGCATGCTACGTTTTTCCGAGGCGGCGAAGCAGGTGATGGGCCGCGCCGGGGACTACCAGGTGGACGGCGCCCGCATCGCCCTCGGCCACGCCTATGGCGGTGGCTCGCAGTATTTCTCGATGTGGGTGGTCGGCGCGGCGAAGCCTTAG
- a CDS encoding pyridoxamine 5'-phosphate oxidase family protein yields MVSWQEFTQAAPELAKQVRARFDAAESHVLATLRRDGAPRVSGTEVDFAGPQLMVGSMLGARKAQDLQRDGRYAIHAFPGGSGDVKLAGVATEVTDPAEIEAVQGNTEPCHLFRLDLAEVVLTEVAGTTLVVTLWRPGKSLVRFERPDNGPVVRIEL; encoded by the coding sequence ATGGTCAGTTGGCAGGAGTTCACCCAGGCCGCGCCCGAGCTTGCGAAGCAGGTCCGCGCGCGGTTCGACGCTGCCGAAAGTCACGTACTGGCAACGCTTCGCCGTGACGGGGCGCCCCGGGTCAGCGGTACCGAGGTCGATTTCGCGGGGCCGCAGCTGATGGTCGGGTCGATGCTCGGCGCACGGAAGGCACAGGATCTGCAGCGGGACGGGCGCTACGCGATCCATGCTTTTCCGGGCGGCAGTGGTGACGTCAAACTCGCGGGCGTCGCCACGGAGGTCACCGATCCGGCGGAAATCGAAGCTGTGCAAGGCAATACAGAACCGTGCCACCTGTTCCGCCTCGACCTCGCCGAGGTGGTCCTGACCGAGGTGGCGGGCACGACGCTCGTGGTCACCCTGTGGCGGCCCGGGAAGTCGCTGGTGCGATTCGAGCGTCCGGACAACGGGCCGGTGGTGCGTATCGAGCTCTAG
- a CDS encoding SDR family oxidoreductase, which produces MVEGRVVIVTGAGRGIGRAHALAFAREGAQVVVNDIGAALDGSGSSGGPAQEVVEEIEALGGKAVANTDDVADWQGASRLVAAALERFGRLDVLVNNAGFLRDRMLVNLGEDEWDAVIRVHLKGHFAPMRHAAAYWRAEAKAGRAPEARVINTSSGAGLLGSVGQGNYSAAKAGIAGLTVVAAAEFARYGVTVNAIAPAARTRMTEPTFDMAAPESGFDAMAPENVSPLVVWLGSAESAQVTGRVFEVDGGRVSLAQGWRHGVSVDKGARWEPSELGNVVSRLLADSPPPEPVYGA; this is translated from the coding sequence ATCGTCGAAGGACGCGTAGTCATCGTCACGGGTGCCGGGCGTGGCATCGGGCGGGCGCACGCGCTCGCCTTCGCGAGGGAAGGGGCGCAGGTCGTCGTCAACGACATCGGCGCCGCCCTCGACGGAAGCGGCTCCTCCGGGGGACCCGCGCAGGAGGTCGTCGAGGAGATCGAGGCGCTGGGCGGGAAAGCCGTCGCGAACACCGACGACGTGGCGGACTGGCAGGGTGCGTCCCGGCTGGTCGCCGCGGCACTCGAACGGTTCGGGCGCCTCGACGTCCTGGTCAACAACGCGGGTTTCCTTCGGGACCGGATGCTGGTCAACCTGGGCGAGGACGAGTGGGACGCGGTGATCCGCGTGCACCTGAAGGGGCATTTCGCGCCGATGCGGCATGCGGCGGCGTACTGGCGTGCCGAGGCGAAGGCCGGACGGGCACCGGAGGCGCGCGTGATCAACACGAGTTCCGGCGCGGGCCTGCTCGGCAGTGTCGGGCAGGGCAACTACTCGGCGGCGAAGGCCGGGATAGCCGGTCTCACCGTCGTCGCGGCGGCGGAGTTCGCGCGCTACGGCGTGACGGTGAACGCGATCGCGCCGGCGGCTCGGACCCGCATGACCGAGCCGACCTTCGACATGGCCGCCCCGGAGTCCGGCTTCGACGCGATGGCGCCGGAGAACGTCTCACCGCTGGTCGTGTGGCTCGGCAGCGCCGAGTCGGCGCAGGTGACCGGGCGGGTCTTCGAGGTCGACGGTGGCCGGGTGTCGCTGGCCCAGGGCTGGCGGCACGGGGTCAGCGTGGACAAGGGTGCCAGGTGGGAGCCATCGGAGCTGGGGAACGTGGTGTCCCGGTTGCTGGCGGACTCGCCGCCACCGGAGCCGGTGTACGGGGCGTGA
- a CDS encoding thiolase domain-containing protein, which produces MSDVAVVGFAQAPNVRRTPGTTNGVEMLVPIFAEVFRQTGLSKQDIGFWCSGSSDYLAGRAFSFISAVDAIGAFPPIHESHVEMDAAWALYEAWLKIRMGEVDTALVYGFGKSSAGQLRRVLALQLDPYAVAPLWPDSISIAALQARLGLDAGLWSEKDLAEVAARYRDVDVSSLLDEPYLADPLRPHDVAPITDGAAVIILASAARAKEFAERPALITGIEHRVDTPVLGARDLTRAPSAEAAARAAGASGVEVAELHAPFTHQELILRASLGLDEQVRVNPSGGALTGNPMFAAGLARIGEAAKEIFTGRANRVLAHATSGPALQQNLVAVMEGLD; this is translated from the coding sequence ATGTCAGATGTCGCCGTGGTCGGGTTCGCGCAGGCGCCCAACGTCCGCCGCACCCCGGGAACCACGAACGGGGTGGAGATGCTGGTGCCCATCTTCGCCGAGGTGTTCCGGCAGACCGGCTTGTCCAAACAGGACATCGGGTTCTGGTGCTCGGGGTCCTCGGACTACCTGGCGGGCCGGGCGTTCTCGTTCATCTCCGCCGTCGACGCGATCGGCGCCTTCCCGCCGATCCACGAGTCACACGTGGAGATGGACGCCGCGTGGGCGCTGTACGAGGCGTGGCTGAAGATCCGGATGGGCGAGGTCGACACCGCGCTGGTGTACGGGTTCGGCAAGTCGTCGGCCGGGCAGCTGCGCCGGGTGCTGGCGTTGCAGCTCGACCCGTACGCCGTGGCGCCGCTGTGGCCGGACTCGATCAGCATCGCCGCCCTGCAGGCACGGCTCGGGCTCGACGCCGGGCTGTGGAGCGAGAAGGACCTGGCCGAGGTCGCCGCCCGGTACCGGGACGTCGACGTGTCGTCCCTTTTGGACGAGCCGTATCTCGCCGATCCCCTGCGGCCACACGACGTCGCGCCGATCACTGATGGGGCTGCCGTGATCATCCTCGCGTCGGCCGCCCGCGCGAAGGAGTTCGCCGAGCGGCCCGCGTTGATCACCGGTATCGAGCACCGGGTCGACACGCCGGTGCTCGGCGCCCGTGACCTGACCCGGGCCCCGTCGGCGGAAGCGGCGGCGCGGGCGGCGGGCGCGTCCGGGGTCGAGGTCGCGGAGCTGCACGCGCCGTTCACGCACCAGGAGCTGATCCTGCGTGCGTCACTCGGGCTCGACGAGCAGGTGCGGGTGAACCCGTCAGGAGGCGCGCTGACCGGGAACCCGATGTTCGCGGCGGGACTGGCCCGGATCGGCGAAGCGGCGAAGGAGATCTTCACCGGGCGCGCGAACCGGGTGCTCGCCCACGCGACCAGCGGGCCCGCGCTGCAACAGAACCTCGTCGCGGTCATGGAAGGACTCGACTGA
- a CDS encoding Zn-ribbon domain-containing OB-fold protein, whose translation MSTVLSAPLEVGFDYTRSLGPVLGRFFTGLRERRIEGVRGSDGRVHVPPVEYDPVTADPLTEFVPVGEEGTVVSWSWMSEPLEAQPLTRPFAWALIKLDGADTPMLHAVDAGSPEHVHTGLRVRVRWADEPVGHIRDIAYFVPVGAPDGTAPEPPPAADREGIMIAPVHLHYQHSASPEESRYLEALAEGRLIGQRCPACGKVYIPPRGACPVDGVPTEEEVELPDTGIVTTFCIVNVPFLGQRLKPPYVAAYILLDGADIAFLHLVLGCDASEVRMGMRVRAAWKPREEWWTSLENVDHFEPTGEPDAPYESFAHHL comes from the coding sequence GTGAGTACAGTGCTGTCAGCTCCGCTCGAAGTCGGCTTCGACTACACACGTTCGCTCGGGCCGGTGCTCGGGCGCTTCTTCACCGGACTGCGCGAGCGCCGCATCGAGGGCGTGCGCGGCTCGGACGGCCGGGTGCACGTGCCACCCGTCGAGTACGACCCGGTGACGGCGGACCCGCTGACCGAGTTCGTCCCGGTCGGCGAGGAGGGCACCGTCGTCTCGTGGTCATGGATGAGCGAGCCGCTCGAGGCGCAACCGCTCACCCGCCCGTTCGCGTGGGCGCTGATCAAGCTCGACGGGGCCGACACGCCGATGCTGCACGCGGTCGACGCCGGCTCGCCCGAGCACGTCCACACCGGGCTGCGCGTGCGCGTCCGGTGGGCCGACGAGCCGGTCGGGCACATCCGCGACATCGCGTACTTCGTGCCCGTCGGCGCGCCCGACGGGACCGCGCCGGAGCCGCCGCCCGCGGCCGACCGCGAGGGCATCATGATCGCCCCGGTGCACCTGCACTACCAGCATTCCGCGTCACCCGAGGAAAGCCGCTACCTGGAGGCGCTGGCCGAAGGCCGGCTGATCGGCCAGCGGTGCCCGGCGTGCGGCAAGGTCTACATCCCGCCGCGGGGCGCGTGCCCGGTGGACGGGGTGCCGACCGAGGAGGAGGTCGAGCTGCCCGACACCGGGATCGTGACGACCTTCTGCATCGTCAACGTGCCGTTCCTCGGGCAGCGCCTCAAGCCGCCGTACGTCGCCGCCTACATCCTGCTCGACGGCGCCGACATCGCGTTCCTGCACCTCGTGCTGGGCTGCGACGCGTCCGAGGTGCGGATGGGCATGCGGGTGCGTGCCGCGTGGAAGCCGCGCGAGGAATGGTGGACGAGCCTGGAGAACGTCGACCACTTCGAGCCGACCGGCGAGCCGGACGCGCCGTACGAGTCCTTCGCCCACCACCTGTGA
- a CDS encoding cytochrome P450 codes for MATPMIPAGFDFTDPDLYAQRLPLQEFAELRRTAPVWWNAQSHNVAGFGDDGFWVVTRLEDVKAVSRDSELFSSQEKLAIIRFDHTMTPENMDANRLVLLNMDAPQHTKLRRIVSKGFTPRAIGKLEDTLRERAARIVHEAKNKGSGDFVQDVACELPLQAIAELIGIPQEDRRKIFDWSNQMIGYDDPEYNVEPLSASAELVGYAWNMAEERRRCPMDDIVTKLIHADVDGESLNSEEFGFFVILLSVAGNETTRNAITHGMKAFLDHPDQWELYKDQRPKTAPDEIVRWATPVVAFQRTAMADTELGGQQIRRGDRVGLFYSSANFDPEVFDHPEQFDVLREDNPHVGFGGTGSHYCIGANLARLEIDLIFNAIADEMPGIREIAPPERLRSGWLNGIKHYQVAYS; via the coding sequence GTGGCAACACCGATGATCCCCGCCGGCTTCGACTTCACCGACCCCGATCTGTACGCCCAACGACTTCCGCTGCAGGAGTTCGCGGAACTGCGACGGACCGCTCCGGTGTGGTGGAACGCCCAGTCCCACAACGTCGCCGGCTTCGGCGACGACGGCTTCTGGGTCGTCACGCGCCTGGAGGACGTCAAGGCGGTCTCGCGTGACAGCGAGCTGTTCTCGTCGCAGGAAAAGCTGGCGATCATTCGGTTCGACCACACCATGACGCCGGAGAACATGGACGCGAACCGGTTGGTGCTGCTCAACATGGACGCGCCGCAGCACACGAAGCTGCGCCGCATCGTGTCGAAGGGCTTCACGCCACGTGCGATCGGGAAGCTCGAGGACACGCTGCGCGAGCGCGCGGCACGCATCGTGCACGAGGCCAAGAACAAGGGCTCGGGGGACTTCGTCCAGGACGTCGCCTGCGAGCTTCCGTTGCAGGCGATCGCCGAGCTGATCGGCATCCCGCAGGAGGATCGCCGCAAGATCTTCGACTGGTCCAACCAGATGATCGGCTACGACGACCCCGAGTACAACGTCGAGCCGCTCTCCGCCTCCGCCGAGTTGGTCGGCTACGCGTGGAACATGGCAGAGGAACGCCGCCGCTGCCCGATGGACGACATCGTCACCAAGCTCATCCACGCCGATGTCGACGGCGAGTCGTTGAACTCCGAGGAGTTCGGATTCTTCGTCATCCTGCTTTCGGTGGCGGGTAACGAGACCACGCGCAACGCCATCACGCATGGCATGAAGGCCTTCCTCGATCACCCGGACCAGTGGGAGCTCTACAAGGACCAGCGCCCGAAGACGGCTCCCGACGAGATCGTCCGCTGGGCGACGCCCGTCGTCGCATTCCAGCGCACCGCGATGGCGGACACCGAGCTGGGCGGCCAGCAGATCCGCCGGGGGGACCGGGTCGGGCTGTTCTACAGCTCGGCGAACTTCGACCCCGAGGTGTTCGACCATCCCGAGCAGTTCGACGTCCTGCGCGAGGACAACCCGCACGTCGGCTTCGGTGGCACCGGCTCGCACTACTGCATCGGCGCCAACCTGGCTCGGCTGGAGATCGACCTGATCTTCAACGCCATCGCCGACGAGATGCCGGGGATCCGCGAGATCGCCCCGCCGGAGCGACTGCGCTCGGGGTGGCTCAACGGAATCAAGCACTATCAGGTCGCCTACTCCTGA
- a CDS encoding SDR family oxidoreductase — protein MLREVPVLDLRLDGAVALVTGGMRGVGAGITRTLMHAGARVFACGRTEPATLVEGAEFVPCDVREPEQVEQLIAAIGRLDVLVNNAGGAPYAEAGASPRFHAKIVELNLLAPLFVARQANFVMQQQDSGGVVINISSVSATRASPGTASYGAAKAGLDNLTASLAVEWAPKVRVNALDVGMVRTERASLHYTENTASTVPLGRLAEPEEIGACVAFLASPLASYVSGATLKVHGGGEVPAFLREDT, from the coding sequence GTGCTTCGGGAGGTTCCCGTGCTGGACCTGCGGCTCGACGGTGCGGTCGCGCTCGTGACCGGCGGCATGCGTGGCGTCGGTGCGGGCATCACCCGGACGCTGATGCACGCTGGGGCGCGGGTTTTCGCCTGTGGCCGTACGGAACCCGCGACCCTCGTCGAGGGCGCGGAGTTCGTGCCGTGCGACGTGCGGGAGCCGGAGCAGGTGGAGCAGCTCATCGCGGCGATCGGCCGGCTCGACGTGCTGGTGAACAACGCCGGTGGTGCCCCGTATGCCGAGGCGGGTGCCTCCCCGCGGTTCCACGCGAAGATCGTCGAGCTGAACCTGCTCGCCCCGCTGTTCGTCGCCCGGCAGGCGAACTTCGTGATGCAGCAACAGGATTCAGGCGGTGTGGTCATCAACATCAGCAGCGTCTCCGCGACCAGGGCCTCGCCGGGAACGGCCTCGTACGGTGCCGCGAAGGCGGGCCTGGACAACCTGACGGCGAGCCTCGCGGTCGAGTGGGCGCCGAAGGTGCGGGTCAACGCTCTCGATGTCGGCATGGTGCGCACGGAACGCGCCAGCCTGCACTACACGGAAAACACTGCCTCGACCGTCCCGTTAGGACGGTTGGCCGAGCCGGAGGAGATCGGCGCCTGCGTCGCCTTCCTCGCCTCACCGCTGGCGTCCTACGTCAGCGGTGCGACGTTGAAGGTGCACGGCGGCGGCGAGGTACCGGCGTTTCTCAGGGAGGACACGTGA
- a CDS encoding SDR family oxidoreductase produces the protein MIVVTGATGHLGRLVVEGLKQKLPAEQVVAAVRTPEKAFDLGVVVRKADYDEPETLVTALDGADKVLLISGSEVGSRVPQHRAIVEAARKAGATHLVYTSAPKADTTPLILAPEHKATEEIIRESGLTFTFLRNGWYNENYEQTVQQAVQTGSFIGSAGEGRTASAARADYAAAAVAVLTGEGHENKVYELSGDVAWTRAELGATLSDVSGKPVTYRDLTPEEHQAALVEAGLPEATAQFVVALDGNTRDGLLAETSGELRQLIGRPTTPIAAYVADVVKSL, from the coding sequence ATGATCGTTGTCACCGGTGCCACCGGCCACCTCGGCCGCCTGGTTGTCGAAGGCCTCAAGCAGAAGCTGCCCGCCGAACAGGTCGTCGCCGCCGTCCGAACTCCGGAAAAGGCCTTCGACCTGGGAGTTGTCGTCCGCAAGGCCGACTACGACGAGCCAGAGACCCTGGTCACCGCGCTCGACGGTGCGGACAAGGTGCTGCTGATCTCGGGCAGCGAGGTGGGCAGCCGCGTGCCGCAGCACCGAGCCATCGTCGAGGCAGCACGGAAGGCCGGCGCCACGCACCTGGTCTACACGAGCGCCCCGAAGGCCGACACGACGCCGCTCATCCTCGCGCCCGAGCACAAGGCGACGGAAGAGATCATCCGCGAGTCCGGGCTGACCTTCACGTTCCTGCGCAACGGCTGGTACAACGAGAACTACGAGCAGACCGTGCAGCAGGCCGTACAGACCGGCAGCTTCATCGGCAGCGCCGGCGAGGGCAGGACGGCCAGCGCCGCGCGTGCCGACTACGCGGCCGCGGCCGTCGCCGTGCTGACCGGCGAGGGGCACGAGAACAAGGTCTACGAGCTCTCCGGCGACGTCGCGTGGACCCGCGCGGAACTGGGCGCGACGCTTTCCGACGTGTCCGGAAAGCCCGTCACCTACCGTGATCTGACCCCGGAGGAGCACCAGGCGGCGCTGGTCGAAGCCGGTCTGCCGGAGGCGACCGCGCAGTTCGTCGTCGCGCTGGACGGGAACACCAGGGACGGCCTGCTCGCCGAGACGAGCGGCGAGCTTCGTCAGCTGATCGGCCGCCCGACCACGCCGATCGCCGCCTACGTCGCGGACGTCGTCAAATCACTTTGA
- a CDS encoding acyl-CoA synthetase: MTTSADTRITTGLWSIAAAEPGRTAVVDPDGTEISYGRLAAKADAYARGLQELGLETGDAIVVLQPNSHELVAAYFAAIQSGLYVVMVNWHLVGHEIAYILSDSGAKAFLAHERFAGAAVAAADEAELPAEGRFAVGSIDGFRAVGELGAGGEGRPAHRTAGSPMLYTSGTTGRPKGVRRPLTGADPDEVPAASAWFFGIFGLAPFDDHVHLCGSPLYHTAVLNFVAISIQLGHTAVLMDRWDPEEMLRLIERYRVTHSHMVPTQFRRLLALPDDVRGAYDLSSLRNMIHGAAPCPPEVKRRMLDWWGPVVTDYYAATEGGGTVISGAEWLRKPGSVGLPWPGSTIKILDDEGAELPPGQPGAVYMKMGTSTFEYHKDKAKTEKARHGDLFTLGDVGYLDEDGYLFLHDRKNDMIISGGVNIYPAEIENELIMHPKVADIAVFGVPHEDWGEEIKAVVQPAEGVEPSEELTAELLDYARARLAKFKLPKSVDYLPELPRDPNGKLYKRKLRDPYWEGRERAI; encoded by the coding sequence ATGACGACCTCGGCGGACACTCGTATCACGACCGGTCTGTGGAGCATCGCGGCGGCGGAACCCGGTCGGACCGCGGTGGTCGACCCGGACGGCACCGAGATCAGCTACGGCAGGCTCGCGGCCAAGGCGGACGCGTACGCGCGCGGGCTGCAGGAGCTGGGCCTGGAGACCGGGGACGCGATCGTGGTGCTGCAGCCCAACAGCCACGAGCTGGTCGCCGCGTACTTCGCCGCGATCCAGTCCGGGCTCTACGTCGTGATGGTCAACTGGCACCTGGTGGGGCACGAGATCGCCTACATCCTCTCCGACAGCGGGGCCAAGGCATTCCTCGCGCACGAACGCTTCGCCGGGGCCGCGGTCGCCGCCGCCGACGAGGCGGAGCTGCCCGCCGAAGGGCGGTTCGCGGTGGGGAGCATCGACGGGTTCCGCGCGGTGGGCGAACTCGGCGCGGGTGGCGAAGGACGGCCCGCGCACCGCACCGCCGGTTCGCCGATGCTCTACACCTCGGGCACGACAGGGCGCCCGAAGGGCGTCCGCCGGCCGCTCACCGGCGCCGATCCCGACGAGGTCCCGGCAGCATCCGCCTGGTTCTTCGGCATCTTCGGCCTCGCGCCGTTCGACGACCACGTGCACCTGTGCGGTTCGCCGCTCTACCACACGGCGGTGCTGAACTTCGTCGCGATCTCCATCCAGCTCGGGCACACCGCCGTGCTGATGGACCGCTGGGATCCGGAGGAGATGCTGCGCCTGATCGAGCGGTACCGCGTGACGCACAGCCACATGGTGCCGACGCAGTTCCGCCGCCTGCTGGCGCTGCCGGACGACGTGCGTGGCGCCTACGACCTGTCCTCGCTGCGGAACATGATCCACGGCGCGGCGCCGTGCCCGCCCGAGGTCAAGCGCCGGATGCTGGACTGGTGGGGGCCGGTCGTCACCGACTACTACGCCGCGACCGAGGGTGGCGGCACCGTCATCAGCGGCGCGGAATGGCTCCGCAAACCGGGTTCCGTCGGCCTGCCGTGGCCCGGCTCGACGATCAAGATCCTCGACGACGAGGGCGCCGAGCTGCCGCCGGGGCAGCCGGGCGCGGTGTACATGAAGATGGGCACGTCCACCTTCGAGTACCACAAGGACAAGGCGAAGACGGAGAAAGCGCGTCACGGCGACCTGTTCACCCTCGGCGACGTCGGTTACCTCGACGAGGACGGCTACCTGTTCCTGCACGACCGCAAGAACGACATGATCATCTCGGGCGGGGTGAACATCTATCCCGCGGAGATCGAGAACGAGCTGATCATGCATCCGAAGGTCGCGGACATCGCGGTGTTCGGCGTGCCCCACGAGGACTGGGGCGAGGAGATCAAGGCGGTCGTGCAGCCGGCGGAAGGCGTGGAGCCCAGTGAGGAGCTGACCGCGGAGCTGCTCGACTACGCCCGCGCGAGGCTGGCGAAGTTCAAGCTCCCCAAGTCGGTCGACTACCTGCCGGAGCTGCCGCGCGATCCGAACGGCAAGCTGTACAAGCGGAAACTGCGGGACCCGTACTGGGAAGGCCGGGAACGCGCGATCTGA
- a CDS encoding winged helix-turn-helix transcriptional regulator — protein sequence MSSDVSEVDQLVADVFARACSSRGILEHITGRWGTLALAALAEGPFRFNALRRKVDGVSEKMLAQTLQALERDGFVHREAQPSIPPRVEYSLTPSGIEVAAKLRDLIEFVEGKVPEVTEARARYDAAKVRQR from the coding sequence ATGAGCAGTGATGTGTCCGAAGTCGACCAGCTGGTCGCGGACGTCTTCGCCCGCGCGTGCTCGTCGCGCGGCATCCTGGAGCACATCACCGGCCGCTGGGGCACGCTCGCCCTGGCCGCGCTCGCCGAGGGGCCGTTCCGGTTCAACGCGTTGCGCCGCAAGGTCGACGGGGTCAGCGAGAAGATGCTCGCGCAGACGTTGCAGGCACTCGAGCGCGACGGCTTCGTGCATCGCGAGGCCCAGCCGAGCATCCCGCCGCGCGTCGAGTACAGCCTGACGCCCAGCGGTATCGAGGTCGCGGCGAAGCTGCGGGATCTCATCGAGTTCGTGGAGGGCAAGGTTCCCGAGGTGACCGAAGCCCGCGCTCGCTACGACGCAGCCAAGGTACGGCAGCGGTAA
- a CDS encoding steroid 3-ketoacyl-CoA thiolase — translation MGEPVIVEAVRTPIGKRRGWLSGLHAAELLGAAQAALLERAGLDPVLVEQVIGGCVTQAGEQSGNVTRTAWLHAGLPQATGATSIDAQCGSAQQATHLIAGLIAADAIDIGVACGVEAMSRVPLGANRGVDAGQPKPDSWSIDLPNQYSAAERIATNRGLTREDVDRFGLSSQTRAATAWTQARFDREIVPVKAPVLDDTGAPTGETRLVTKDQGLRETTLEGLARLKPVLDGGVHTAGTSSQISDGASAVLLMDAARARELGLRPRARIRAQALVGAEPYYHLDGPIQATERVLRRTGMTISDPDLFEVNEAFASVVLSWQQVHRPDPAKVNVNGGAIALGHPVGCTGARLITTALHELERRDESTALVTMCAGGALSTGTILERV, via the coding sequence GTGGGCGAACCCGTCATCGTCGAGGCCGTGCGGACCCCGATCGGCAAGCGGCGCGGCTGGCTGTCCGGGCTGCACGCGGCCGAACTGCTGGGCGCAGCCCAGGCGGCACTGCTCGAACGGGCCGGGCTCGACCCGGTGCTCGTCGAGCAGGTCATCGGCGGTTGCGTCACCCAGGCCGGCGAGCAGTCCGGCAACGTGACGCGCACGGCATGGCTGCACGCGGGTCTCCCTCAGGCCACCGGCGCGACCTCGATCGACGCGCAGTGTGGTTCCGCGCAGCAGGCCACCCACCTGATCGCAGGACTCATCGCCGCGGATGCCATCGACATCGGCGTCGCCTGCGGGGTCGAGGCGATGAGCCGCGTGCCGCTGGGCGCGAACCGCGGTGTGGACGCCGGGCAGCCGAAGCCGGACTCGTGGTCGATCGACCTGCCCAACCAGTACAGCGCGGCGGAGCGCATCGCCACCAACCGCGGCCTCACCCGCGAGGACGTCGACCGCTTCGGCCTCTCGTCACAGACGAGGGCTGCCACGGCCTGGACGCAGGCCCGATTCGACCGCGAGATCGTCCCGGTCAAGGCGCCGGTGCTCGACGACACCGGCGCGCCGACAGGCGAAACCCGGCTCGTCACCAAGGACCAGGGACTGCGCGAGACCACGCTCGAGGGACTGGCCAGGCTCAAGCCCGTCCTCGACGGTGGCGTGCACACCGCGGGCACCTCGTCGCAGATCTCCGACGGCGCGTCGGCCGTGCTGCTGATGGACGCCGCGCGTGCCCGCGAACTCGGGCTGCGGCCCCGCGCCCGCATCCGCGCGCAGGCACTCGTCGGTGCCGAGCCGTACTACCACCTGGACGGTCCCATCCAGGCAACGGAACGCGTACTGCGGCGCACGGGCATGACGATCAGCGATCCGGACCTGTTCGAGGTCAACGAAGCGTTCGCGTCGGTCGTCCTGTCGTGGCAACAGGTCCACCGGCCCGACCCGGCCAAGGTGAACGTCAACGGTGGCGCGATCGCGCTCGGGCACCCGGTCGGCTGCACCGGGGCCCGGCTGATCACCACCGCGCTGCACGAGCTCGAACGCCGCGACGAGAGCACCGCGCTGGTCACGATGTGCGCCGGCGGCGCCCTGTCCACCGGCACGATCCTGGAGCGAGTCTAG